In Myripristis murdjan chromosome 9, fMyrMur1.1, whole genome shotgun sequence, the following proteins share a genomic window:
- the cyb561a3a gene encoding lysosomal membrane ascorbate-dependent ferrireductase CYB561A3 isoform X1: MQPGVCSSPRCPSASDSFPLSHLDPAECGSETSVDQQKQERAEFSTMSSVVSFYFSYLLCLCLGFVCVACVCYWNSQWRGGFAWDGSTLQFNWHPVLMVSGLVVLYGYGAVLYRVPLTWGQNKLPWKLLHAGVMLLCLVLSVLGLCAVFNFHNAKHTPNLYSLHSWIGICTTALFAMQWAVGVAGFLLPCSPMALRKLLKPVHVWMGASILSLSIVACISGINEKLFFVLRGNTTQAYASLPSEALFGNSLGVLLVVFGLVVLMILSNQKWQRPESRPEDMTYRPLLQEDN; the protein is encoded by the exons ATGCAGCCGGGTGTCTGTTCTTCTCCCAGGTGTCCGTCTGCCTCTGACAGCTTTCCACTCAGCCACCTAGACCCAGCTGAATGTGGAAGTGAGACCTCGGTTGATCAACAGAAACAAGAA CGAGCCGAATTCTCCACGATGAGCTCTGTCGTGAGCTTCTACTTTTCTTACCTGCTATGCCTGTGCCTGGGATTCGTctgtgtggcgtgtgtgtgttactggaACAGCCAGTGGAGAGGTGGCTTCGCCTGGGATGGCTCAACCCTCCAGTTCAACTGGCACCCCGTCCTGATGGTGTCCGGCCTGGTGGTGCTGTACGGCTACG GAGCGGTGTTGTACCGTGTCCCGCTGACCTGGGGTCAGAACAAGCTTCCCTGGAAGCTGCTGCATGCTGGAGTGATGCTGCTGTGCctggttctgtctgttctggggCTTTGCGCTGTGTTTAACTTTCACAACGCCAAACACACTCCCAATCTCTACTCCTTGCACAGCTGGATCGGAATTTGCACTACAGCTCTTTTCGCCATGCAG TGGGCGGTGGGTGTGGCTGGCTTCCTCCTGCCCTGCTCTCCCATGGCACTACGTAAGCTGCTGAAACCCGTCCATGTGTGGATGGGAGCCAGCATACTGTCTCTTAGCATTGTGGCTTGCATCTCTGGGATCAATGAGAAACTCTTTTTCGTTCT GCGTGGAAACACCACTCAGGCATACGCCTCACTTCCGTCTGAGGCTTTGTTTGGAAATTCACTGGGAGTTCTGCTGGTGGTCTTTGGCTTGGTTGTCTTAATGATTTTATCCAATCAGAAATGGCAGAGACCAGAGTCTAGACCTGAGGATATGACTTACAGG CCATTGCTTCAAGAAGACAATTAA
- the cyb561a3a gene encoding lysosomal membrane ascorbate-dependent ferrireductase CYB561A3 isoform X2: MSSVVSFYFSYLLCLCLGFVCVACVCYWNSQWRGGFAWDGSTLQFNWHPVLMVSGLVVLYGYGAVLYRVPLTWGQNKLPWKLLHAGVMLLCLVLSVLGLCAVFNFHNAKHTPNLYSLHSWIGICTTALFAMQWAVGVAGFLLPCSPMALRKLLKPVHVWMGASILSLSIVACISGINEKLFFVLRGNTTQAYASLPSEALFGNSLGVLLVVFGLVVLMILSNQKWQRPESRPEDMTYRPLLQEDN; encoded by the exons ATGAGCTCTGTCGTGAGCTTCTACTTTTCTTACCTGCTATGCCTGTGCCTGGGATTCGTctgtgtggcgtgtgtgtgttactggaACAGCCAGTGGAGAGGTGGCTTCGCCTGGGATGGCTCAACCCTCCAGTTCAACTGGCACCCCGTCCTGATGGTGTCCGGCCTGGTGGTGCTGTACGGCTACG GAGCGGTGTTGTACCGTGTCCCGCTGACCTGGGGTCAGAACAAGCTTCCCTGGAAGCTGCTGCATGCTGGAGTGATGCTGCTGTGCctggttctgtctgttctggggCTTTGCGCTGTGTTTAACTTTCACAACGCCAAACACACTCCCAATCTCTACTCCTTGCACAGCTGGATCGGAATTTGCACTACAGCTCTTTTCGCCATGCAG TGGGCGGTGGGTGTGGCTGGCTTCCTCCTGCCCTGCTCTCCCATGGCACTACGTAAGCTGCTGAAACCCGTCCATGTGTGGATGGGAGCCAGCATACTGTCTCTTAGCATTGTGGCTTGCATCTCTGGGATCAATGAGAAACTCTTTTTCGTTCT GCGTGGAAACACCACTCAGGCATACGCCTCACTTCCGTCTGAGGCTTTGTTTGGAAATTCACTGGGAGTTCTGCTGGTGGTCTTTGGCTTGGTTGTCTTAATGATTTTATCCAATCAGAAATGGCAGAGACCAGAGTCTAGACCTGAGGATATGACTTACAGG CCATTGCTTCAAGAAGACAATTAA